The Methanobacterium sp. sequence GCCTCAGTAAGATTACCAAGCACGTTTCTATGTGGATAGAGGCTGTATTCTTGGTGGAGTATTCCTAAATATGGCTTTACTCTCCCTCTTCCAAAGGGCCCTGATTCTGTCATATCAATCCATTCATCACCAAGTTTCATCTCTATTATGCCATTACTTGGTTCTGTTAATCCGTAAAGTATCCTTGAAAGGGTGGTTTTGCCGGCTCCGCTTAAACCGACTATTCCGAAGATTTCACCTTCCATGACATCGAGATTTACTCCATCTACAGCTTTAACCACTCCTCTTTCAATTGAATAATAGTGTTTTTTCACATTTTCAATCTTTATTATGGGATTATCAGCCACATCTATTTCCCTTTTCTCTGGTAATGGGACGTTATCAAGGAATTTCTGGACAACAGTTTCAGGATCTCCTTCATGAATTATTTCTCCCTTCTCAAGCCATATTACATAATCAGAAAGCTTTCTCATGACTTCTGGCCAGTGAGAAGTTATAACCATTGTGGTGCCCTTGTTTTTAACACCTTCAAGTAAGGTCTGGTGTAATAACTCGGCTGTTTGAGGATCTAAAGTACCTGTGGGTTCATCTGCAAGGAATATCATAGGTTCTTTACCCATCTGTCTTGCAAGTACCACTCTTTGCTTTTCTCCACCGCTTAGATCTCTTGCAATGTGAGTGATTCTGTGGGTCATCTGGGCCATTTCGAGAAGTTCAATAGCCATATAAGTGCTTTCTTCATCATCATAACCTTCAATGGCTTTTATAACATTATCTATTACAGTATCGTCCTCATAAAGGGCAAAAGTCCTCTGTAACATTATAGATATTCTACGTCTTATGGCTGCAAATGTCTGCCTATCACAATTCCAGAAGTCCACACTTCTTGCTTCGAAGTGTCCTCCACATTTACAAATTTCTTCTTTCATTGATTGTGGTTCAACTCTCAGGCATTCAGGACATATTGCAATGTTATAGAATATCTGACCTTCATCTGGTTCATATTCCTTCATTCCACGGAGCATGTTTATCAGAACAGACTTCCCTGATCCGCTTCTCCCGAGAATACCCAGAACTGTCCCTTCATTCACGGTCATACTTACATTTTTTAAGACATCCATGTCATTAAATCTTTTTGAAACATTTTTTATTTCTATAAAGGACATAAAATCACCAGTTAATGTTAATTTGCCCCACAAAGTGGTGTTTCGCATTCAGGGCATATTGTATTTTTACAAGGAACTGCTTGTGTTTTTGGGGATTCGTATCCGCAGTTTGGACATTTACAAACTCTTGGAGGGCCTACACCCATACCTCGACCGCCAAAAGACCTTCTTTGAAGGAGTGAATCTTCGTTTGAAAGTCCTTCATCTTCTACTTTGATGCCTATGTCGTCTGATTTACAATCAGGGCATTTATCATATTCTTTTTTAGGATTGATCCATTCAAATCCACAAATATTGCATTTATATCTTTTTTTGTCGGTTATGCTGTCCCCTCCTACGATCATTATCGTATTCCCCTCAACCAAGGCCCTTGATATCTTTTTTCTGGCAGAAGTTAATATTCGATGGAATGTAGGCTGTGAAACCCCCATTACCTCTGCAGACTTCTTCTGCTGAATATCATGATAATCTCTGAGTCTTATTGCCTCAAATTCATCTATTGTGATCTCAATTGGTTCAAGAGAATCTATATCCTCTCTTTCTGGTTTAAAACAGCGTATTTGTGGTTCTTTTGTTATTCTTCTAAATATTCGAGGTCTTGGCATGGGCGAATATATATTCAAAACTAAAATATAAATGTTTTTATTTATGATTGTGATGGAAATCCGCCGGATAATGAGGTTATTTCTTCCAATTTACCTTCAATGAAACGCTTTAAATTTTTCTCCACACTTCCGGACCTAGCTTTATAAACTTTAATACCTGCGTTTTTTAGGATGTGGAACGCAACAGGACCTAATTTTCCTGAAATTAAGACATTAACTTCATGATCAGCTATAAATTGTGCTGCAGTGTTTCCTGCTCCAAATTCGTTTTTTGCGGGATTTTCAATTACATTTATGCTTTTAATTTTATCTTTATCCAGATCAGCAATTATAAAAGCAGAACTTCTTCCAAAAATCTCACTTGCAGGAGAATCTAAGCTATAATTTACTGATCCAACGGCTATTTTCATATTTATCTCCTTTTATTTAAT is a genomic window containing:
- a CDS encoding NifB/NifX family molybdenum-iron cluster-binding protein, with the translated sequence MKIAVGSVNYSLDSPASEIFGRSSAFIIADLDKDKIKSINVIENPAKNEFGAGNTAAQFIADHEVNVLISGKLGPVAFHILKNAGIKVYKARSGSVEKNLKRFIEGKLEEITSLSGGFPSQS
- the atwA gene encoding methyl coenzyme M reductase system, component A2, yielding MSFIEIKNVSKRFNDMDVLKNVSMTVNEGTVLGILGRSGSGKSVLINMLRGMKEYEPDEGQIFYNIAICPECLRVEPQSMKEEICKCGGHFEARSVDFWNCDRQTFAAIRRRISIMLQRTFALYEDDTVIDNVIKAIEGYDDEESTYMAIELLEMAQMTHRITHIARDLSGGEKQRVVLARQMGKEPMIFLADEPTGTLDPQTAELLHQTLLEGVKNKGTTMVITSHWPEVMRKLSDYVIWLEKGEIIHEGDPETVVQKFLDNVPLPEKREIDVADNPIIKIENVKKHYYSIERGVVKAVDGVNLDVMEGEIFGIVGLSGAGKTTLSRILYGLTEPSNGIIEMKLGDEWIDMTESGPFGRGRVKPYLGILHQEYSLYPHRNVLGNLTEAISLELPAEFAKMKSIYVLKAVGFDEDYTMSLLDKYPDELSGGERHRVALAQVLIKEPNVVILDEPTGTMDPITRVQVTDSIRKAREELKQTFLIISHDMDFVLDVCDRSALMRGGKILKIGLPEDIVGDLTPKEKMKMLKE
- a CDS encoding DUF134 domain-containing protein, producing the protein MPRPRIFRRITKEPQIRCFKPEREDIDSLEPIEITIDEFEAIRLRDYHDIQQKKSAEVMGVSQPTFHRILTSARKKISRALVEGNTIMIVGGDSITDKKRYKCNICGFEWINPKKEYDKCPDCKSDDIGIKVEDEGLSNEDSLLQRRSFGGRGMGVGPPRVCKCPNCGYESPKTQAVPCKNTICPECETPLCGAN